CTATTCCCAGCCAGCAGTGATACGTTGCATGGATCATAAGTTGTCCTCGTGTCAAAGTTGTGATTGGAACCCGACTGCTTGTTTTGCAGCGGGACATAGGCGCCTCACGTTGAATTGTTACAATGGTTGTCCTTCTTTGTCTGAGTTTTCTAGGATGTGGTCCTTTGTGTTTGATGATAGTTCCTCACAAGCTGGCTGGGAATCTGTTAGCACTTTTCCAAAAAGTGATAGCTGCACTAGCCTGGAGCAACCTGATCACAATGGTGGTTCCTTTAGTTTGGTGATTGAGAAGTTGGATGAAATTGAATCTTGTGTCAGATATGAACCTTGGATGGGGCAACCTCACATCATTCCTTCAAATCCAAATTACACACCGTACTGCAAAGAAGAAGGATTTTTCCTAGCTCAGGACTCAAACCAGCCAAAGGTATGCAAGCTATGCCTTCTActgatttttgtgtttttggttCATTATAAGCAGTATGTATGCATTGTTTTTAACTTGTAAAGATAACACACCATTGTTTAGTAGATTATCAGTGCGTTTCTTTGCTCCCTCTATTTAAAAGTATATGTCAAATAAATCCAGCCATTGCACAAGCACAAGGATTAAGAAAACTCTTAAATTGCCGCAATTATAAGAAGTGTAATTGTACACGACTAAATTATCCACTGTTAAAGTATTCGAAATATTACCACTCAGGTAATTTCTTGCATTCCATTTAGTGAACAACGAAAGAAACTTAGAAATAAAGACAAAGttataatggaaaaaaattatgtcTTAGTTTCTTAAAGAAACACTTaactaaaacaacaaatattctGAAATGTAACATTTCACAGGGAAAGAAGAACTATAATATTGACAAAAGTGGTTAGAACATGCAATATGAGAATTAGTAAGCTCTTTTCATGTTCCTAGcaattctctatttttctccTTAACCAAAGCTGatagaagtttttttttaatgttacttCTTAACTCAAATTAGACGCAGGAGTGTACTGATCGAGGAACTGGTGATGGGAATGGACTCTCTGAAGGTCTCAATGTGGACAGAGCTccaataaattttgaaagtgcTGAAGAAATATTTGGCTGTTCACAAGCTGCCACTAGATACCCTCTTGAAGATGGAGGAGTGGACTGTCTATTGATGGATAAAAAATTATCAGTCACCGAATCTAGTTCACTTATTGAGAGTGCCTTAGAGGTTATTCCTCAAAACTCATTTTCTGATTCTCCTCTCTAAATTTCCTTATGGTATAAGGTTTGCTAGTAGTGTATAAAACTAATAGTCAACCACGTGATTGTTTAAGGCATCATCATCAATTCAACAAGATTGTGTGGCTTTTCAGTCATCTGGGACACGTGGATCAGTTAGTATGTTGCAGGTTATGAACAGTAACACAAACTGTGCACTTATGAATCCTAGCAGCACTGGAAACATCAGTCTGAGATTTCCTCAGGGTCAAGTTCATTCAAGCATACCTCTTCAATTAGGCAACATTGTGGGTGAAAATAGTTCTACTGAATATCAAGACGGCGGGATATCGCCAATGTTTCTGCCGGGTGAAATCCCCTGGGAATCAAATTTGGAGGGTACATGCCCACAAGCAAGGGATAAGGCTAAAATGAGATAcaatcagaaaaagaaaactcgAACGTACGCACCTTTAATTCTCTACATATTTTATGGTAAAATGAAATGAAgactttcttttttcatttgttttattttcatgacTAATATGTGTTGAGTCTATCAAGGAGGGAGTTCAACCAGGAGACACAATATCaatgaattcaaatttatatgCTTGCACTGACAGAGGTTTAACTGTTCGTTGTTTAAGTCACTCAAGTGCTATTCTATATATAACCATCTGAATTTGTGAGCTAACACACATTATAGTTTGGCATCtaaaaaaccattttttggGAGAACATATCCTATCCTATATTATGTAGTGTAATTGAAACTCTTCCGGAATATGTCCCCATACTTCATTATGGTCTACTATTTAAGATGTTATCAGATGTTCAGACCTCATGCATTTCACCCTTGTGTTACCATTTTAGATAGTGTTTGTTTTCTGGTGAGGCTGGGTGGAGACTCTCAACAGACTTTGCTGATTTCTTATCTGCAGGTTTGGTAAGCAAATAAGATATGCATCTCGCAAAGCAAGGGCCGATACAAGAAAACGTGTGAAAGGTAGATTTGTTAAAGCAGGCGAAGCATATGATTATGACCCTCTTGTGACAAGGGAGGTCTAAGAATATTATCTGCATGAAAGATATGCTTTTTCTGACTGGTTAGTCTGTCATTGGACGTTGTAAGTACATTGCATTCTTTTCAAGGGATGATTTGTTTATAACCTGAAAGCAGATAGATAATTATTCAAAACTTGACTGCTTGGGTGATTGATACAGATTTATTAGAGATTTTAACAGGTTAGTATttagaagataaaaaagatatgTAATTGAGAATTGCACAGGAAGGGATTGACATTGCATTTAATTATACATAGGAACAAAGAAGAGCCCAACGTTTGAACAGATTTCAAAAACAGCATCACGGTCACTATGAATTCAGATAAACACACGGGGTAAGATAAACACCACTTTATACATCTAAcaatcttttattgtttaagttgTAAAAGGATAGAGCTGAATACTCTTTTTTctacttaaaattaatattgaaagtGCTTATAGAAAGTTATTATGGGTTTCAAAGTCCTGCTATATGCCTATATAGTTCCTATTATATTTACCATTGCTTCAGCTTACTGACAGATAAGATTAGACCTTTTATTGCATTAGTTAGAATTAAATCATCTTTTGCCTTCTTTGTTGATGTTTGAATTTGATCATTCAACTATTTGCAGGCCTACATTTGCTTCCTTGCTTTAAGAGGAGATGTACATAGTTATCCACACCTGAATTTGAAAGGTGAGACACTGTTATGTGTAAACACCGTCtagaataaaaggaaaactgGTGTTTGGCAAGCAACTATAGTCAACCTCACATTGAAAGGTGAGACACTGTTATGTGCAAACGCCGTCtagaataaaaggaaaactgGTGTTTGGCAAGCAACTATAGTCAACCTCACATTGAAAGGTGAGACACTGTTATGTGCAAACACCGtctagaataaaaaagaaaactggtGTTTGGCAAGCAACTATAGTCAACCTCACATTTCTGCTGTCAGTTTGGTCCTTCCTCAAAGAGATCCTTCACACGACAATATTCTGTCATCCTAAGCCATTGTTCAAGAACAACACCTATCaaaaaaattcttcaagaaCAACACCTACACCATAATTTGGAACCTCTTCGTTTCTCCCATTTTCATCAGATTAGGGAGCACGATCACCTATGGATTGAGATGCCATTGTTCTTGACTTGCTGGAAGCCAGTTTCACATTGCCTCAACTATTTTATTGCTTCTATGACTCTATTTTCAGAGGATGATTGTTTAAGTTACTTCTCCATTATTTTCGGTCTTTCTATCTGCCTTTTCATGGTATGGTGCAGAAGTACtgaaatacaataaattttctCATCATAATAAAGTAGTTATGGGATTTTCCATTCTGTATgcagttttgtttattttggggataaagatacttagagaTTTTcttaacaacatttgaacatcatcatacgtgtcattgtgtgattggtccatgatGATGTCATTGtatcatttggaccaatcacacaatgacacatatgatgttcaaatgttataaaaaaatgttgtctatgtatcacTATCCTTGTTTTGGTGCACTaagtttttccattttatttcattcctggattacaattttaataaatgcaTATAAGTGATTATCAATTAGGTAAGATAAATAAGggaataattaacaaaaatctaattgctattgattgaattttagaaaaataaaaataaaaataataaaaaaatacagggCATAAAATAGTAGATGTAGCATGAAAAATAAGGGATATTAATGACTGTTTCCCTTTGCAAATTGATTCCCGAAACAAATGATAGTCCATAAGTCTACTATTGTTATTCATTAGACTATATATAGACTCGTGCTTTACAGTAtcgaataataataattataattatacttagataatattaaagaaaattcatattcttctaatattaaaatagatattatttgttattaatttttcaatcaaatgACAATTTACATTTTTGCATAACTTTTTTAAGactattttctaataaaacaaCATAGTTTCTCTTATTTTTCCTGTGTTTATAATGAAGTGTTAtatacttttcttcttttaataaatGGAACATAACTTAAACAAGAATATAGAAATATGTTTATGGTAatctacatttttaatattttaaaatttttattttcatgaattttagtgaatttaaataaatgtaatattttaaataaaataagaaaaggtaagtaatgctttattaaaaaaaagtaaattccatttcattaaaaatataaaaacattattttcttttaacaaattaaaggaatataattattgttttattaaaaattatgtctATTAAGAGGGATAAAGTCTAgatcctatttttttttatttgtttataattttaatgtacaGTAGTTTAAcagtatttaaaatatgaaatagcTAGATGTTTaatattaggatttttttttaaagatggtACTTTTCTTCTTGAAAATAGGTTGAACatatcttattaatattttcaatcaaaagTGAAGAATGTGATTTGTAATTATCTAAACTCCTTAATTGaccaaaattaatataatttataaatgcaCGTTTTACTTGTAACTCCTGGTCAAAGATACAACAAGcaaattctttatttcttatatgttaacacctaattttattttttaataaaaaataaatatatcagtttatcttctaaaatataaaataaaataaaaataaaaataaacagagAATTAATCCTAAAATTGTGAAAGattgttaaaaagtttgaatttttgtattCAAAGATGATATCAAGAGATTTacaatagaaaaaacaaaatgaacacAATAATTTCTGAATAATGAAAACATTCagtattttgtgttttttttattccatattTGTTTAAGAATTGTAGaacatataatatttgaaaataaaatacttaatcCTTCTGGCAAAatcattgttattttatttataatggtGACAAATCTCATATGGTCgtttaatataacataatagGGTAATTGTGTTTCTTGAGTACAGAAGCTCtgagttaatttatttttattaaatatgtttttaatttctaatatattaagcgattttgtatttaatctttctttcaaactaagttatttttgtctttttcttttagaaaactataattttttgtcttaaaaaactAACTGCATTAAAAAGAAGCTGAGTAGGCTAACAATGGAGTGTTacgttattattttttttttactgagtCAATTTGTTCCTCACCATTCGGTCACCATCATCACTCAATTACCATCACCATTCAGTCATCATAACCGTTCAATCATTATCAATACTGTTCGGTCATTACCAATGCCAAACAATGAGGGACAAATTGACTCAGTgtcatataaagaaaatgacgTAACACTCCACCAttaattaagggttaaatagattcattggtccctatttttgttggttttcttcaattaggtccccgttttttaaaaataattaatttggtccctaaatttgaaaattttaaccaATTAAGGACATTCTGTCAATTTCCGTAGACGGCGTTAAAAATGGTCTTGCTGGCAATCCTAGGTGTCCTACTGTGgagttaaaatatttgtttattgaagAATCACgtgctttcattttttttctctcacccAAAACAGAGACCCTTCTCTAGAGTGAGGAAGAATGGTGTCTGCCGCACACCCATACCAGCCTCTGCCGAATCAACCACACCGGCCACCGCAAGCCGAGAACCAGGGCGTCGCCGACTCCACCGCTCACCGTCGAGACCATCGTCGGCCGTCGATCCAgctcttcctttctttcctcTTCGCGTGCGAGGGAGAAACCCCTTCTTCACCCTGCGACGTCGNCGCCGCTGCCTCCACCGAAGTCGGCCGCCGCGAGCCACCACCGTTCACTGGTCCAGACGTGGTCGTTACCGTCGTTCACCGCTTTTCTCGCCGGAGACGTTCCTCACCAGCGTTACCGGTGCCACTCCACTCCCTCTCCGTTTGaaggttttctttctttccccTCAAACGCTAGGCGCCTCCAGCAGCACCACCATCGGCCTCCAGCAGAAAATGGTTGACAAATAAAAGATGGAACTTTAGGGTGATAGTGTATGCTATTGATCTCCTCGGTTTTGGGGCTTCAGATAAGCCTCCAGGCTTTCAATATACCATGGAANCTTGGGCTCAGGTATTTATATCTTGAGGTTTTAATTGGAGATCAAATCTCCAGCGTTATCTTTTTTTTGGTGAAATTTCCAGCATACAACATTACAAACTTAACTTGTACCCTGTATCCAATGTAAACAGTTGATCTTGGATTTCTTAAATGAACTTTGGTGTTGTCGGGGATGAAGGCGTGGGGATTGAAGAGGGATTCAGCTGGTGATGGTAACGAAAGAAGATTGAAAGTGGAATGAATCCTTGAACAACCGATTTTTTGATTTGTGTAATCTTCTCCATGTGTTTATGGTTGCTATAACTGATTCAGGGTGTTTGGGCTGGTTCCTTTTTTTGCATAGAAAGGGCGTGTTGTAAAAATCAAGGTTGATGGGGTGTGCATGAGGGATATCGGTTTGCAGGTTTGGGTCAAACGCAGAGGGTGCTAGTTTCAGTTTGCAGGTTTGGGGACGACGACGAAGGAGAACTTACCTTCGCAGCTTCACAAAACTTTTCCTTTNGATTATGGTTTTCTCTGCTTTCTTGATCGAGGTTCTGTTTTGGTTATCCAATGCTTTTGCTGGCGCGAGAAGGGTGAATGGGAGGTTCACGGATGACAACCAAGGTGATGGTGAATGATGGGGTCAGTCTGTAATGTTCATAGTAGTTGATAGTGAGTTATTGGATATGAATAATGGTTCCAACCCCCTCTCCCCAGTTCTTTTACCATGAAACCACTGAAACCATGTGCTTATTCAATTGtatgcataaacaaatatttttaactccACGTGTTAAAGACATTATGTGCCACGTGTATCCAGCATGACAGCTACTGTTGACAGCACAGACCATTTTTAACGCCGTCTAAAAAAATTAacggaatgtccttgattggttaaagttttcaaatttagggactaaattgattattttaaaaaaatagggacctaattaaagaaaaccagcaaaaatagggaccaatgGATctatttaaccttaattaagcagctcaacttttttttaacgtttttagtttttaggacgaaaaattaaagtttcctaaataagaatgataaaaaaaatcttaatttaaaagagagaatagtttaaagactaaaaatatatttaacttttttttttctttcttgatatAGTCCTTCGTTCATTTTAGTTTGTTTCGGTATCATTTTagaataaagttttaattttgcatgataaataatattaatattttattgtcaacTCAATTAGTTTGTTActgaaaaataattagtttggACGGTGTTGGATGTATGCCAAActtaaaaaacatttcaaactattttatatataatttaatttttaagaacattattaaaaactgctttaaatgttttaagagccatgaaaaatttaacattaccattttaaataatgtaatttaactaatttttcttttattaaagaaatattcAACTGCTTTTAAAGGAAATTTGGACAAACCAATTCTCTAGGTTAAATTGAATCTTGATGACAATTgttcacttaaataaaataattaaaaataaaagtgttagatatcatgcattattaattatctGCACGCCTTTTTTATCAGTCATATATCACATGTTATGGGTTTCTAGTGATACATGTTTCATACATTTATTTGCATATCATGTATtccttatttaaattaattttataattatctcGACTTCTAAATTATACAAGTCTATTCCgtctgataaaaaaataaagaaaatgatggattattttatattaaaaccttgagaaataggatattatttattttgaatataaatctGTCACGTGAATTGATcttattaaaccaaaatttcttaaaacatttcagagttatttttggtttttctttattcataattaattatccaATTCGTTCCGATGTCATCTAGGATAGTCAttgatgattgagaatgaaATTGGAAGACTAGAAAACCAAATAAGCCTTCAAGCTCAAACATGAATTagaagttttgaaatttataatataaattatgttttctttatttttttcatcgtatttataaagatatattgaataaaaatttattttatataataatttattcaatttataaatattaacaa
This DNA window, taken from Vigna radiata var. radiata cultivar VC1973A chromosome 5, Vradiata_ver6, whole genome shotgun sequence, encodes the following:
- the LOC106761521 gene encoding zinc finger protein CONSTANS-LIKE 12 isoform X1; its protein translation is MISFTSFVWRGATAILVWGMEPLCEFCWAMIAVVYCKSDSARLCLHCDGCVHSANSLSRRHSRSLLCDKCYSQPAVIRCMDHKLSSCQSCDWNPTACFAAGHRRLTLNCYNGCPSLSEFSRMWSFVFDDSSSQAGWESVSTFPKSDSCTSLEQPDHNGGSFSLVIEKLDEIESCVRYEPWMGQPHIIPSNPNYTPYCKEEGFFLAQDSNQPKTQECTDRGTGDGNGLSEGLNVDRAPINFESAEEIFGCSQAATRYPLEDGGVDCLLMDKKLSVTESSSLIESALEASSSIQQDCVAFQSSGTRGSVSMLQVMNSNTNCALMNPSSTGNISLRFPQGQVHSSIPLQLGNIVGENSSTEYQDGGISPMFLPGEIPWESNLEGTCPQARDKAKMRYNQKKKTRTFGKQIRYASRKARADTRKRVKGRFVKAGEAYDYDPLVTREV
- the LOC106761521 gene encoding zinc finger protein CONSTANS-LIKE 12 isoform X3, which produces MISFTSFVWRGATAILVWGMEPLCEFCWAMIAVVYCKSDSARLCLHCDGCVHSANSLSRRHSRSLLCDKCYSQPAVIRCMDHKLSSCQSCDWNPTACFAAGHRRLTLNCYNGCPSLSEFSRMWSFVFDDSSSQAGWESVSTFPKSDSCTSLEQPDHNGGSFSLVIEKLDEIESCVRYEPWMGQPHIIPSNPNYTPYCKEEGFFLAQDSNQPKTQECTDRGTGDGNGLSEGLNVDRAPINFESAEEIFGCSQAATRYPLEDGGVDCLLMDKKLSVTESSSLIESALEASSSIQQDCVAFQSSGTRGSVSMLQVMNSNTNCALMNPSSTGNISLRFPQGQVHSSIPLQLGNIVGENSSTEYQDGGISPMFLPGEIPWESNLEGTCPQARDKAKMRYNQKKKTRTFGKQIRYASRKARADTRKRVKGLHLLPCFKRRCT
- the LOC106761521 gene encoding zinc finger protein CONSTANS-LIKE 12 isoform X2, giving the protein MISFTSFVWRGATAILVWGMEPLCEFCWAMIAVVYCKSDSARLCLHCDGCVHSANSLSRRHSRSLLCDKCYSQPAVIRCMDHKLSSCQSCDWNPTACFAAGHRRLTLNCYNGCPSLSEFSRMWSFVFDDSSSQAGWESVSTFPKSDSCTSLEQPDHNGGSFSLVIEKLDEIESCVRYEPWMGQPHIIPSNPNYTPYCKEEGFFLAQDSNQPKTQECTDRGTGDGNGLSEGLNVDRAPINFESAEEIFGCSQAATRYPLEDGGVDCLLMDKKLSVTESSSLIESALEASSSIQQDCVAFQSSGTRGSVSMLQVMNSNTNCALMNPSSTGNISLRFPQGQVHSSIPLQLGNIVGENSSTEYQDGGISPMFLPGEIPWESNLEGTCPQARDKAKMRYNQKKKTRTFGKQIRYASRKARADTRKRVKGTKKSPTFEQISKTASRSL
- the LOC106761521 gene encoding zinc finger protein CONSTANS-LIKE 12 isoform X4; the protein is MISFTSFVWRGATAILVWGMEPLCEFCWAMIAVVYCKSDSARLCLHCDGCVHSANSLSRRHSRSLLCDKCYSQPAVIRCMDHKLSSCQSCDWNPTACFAAGHRRLTLNCYNGCPSLSEFSRMWSFVFDDSSSQAGWESVSTFPKSDSCTSLEQPDHNGGSFSLVIEKLDEIESCVRYEPWMGQPHIIPSNPNYTPYCKEEGFFLAQDSNQPKTQECTDRGTGDGNGLSEGLNVDRAPINFESAEEIFGCSQAATRYPLEDGGVDCLLMDKKLSVTESSSLIESALEASSSIQQDCVAFQSSGTRGSVSMLQVMNSNTNCALMNPSSTGNISLRFPQGQVHSSIPLQLGNIVGENSSTEYQDGGISPMFLPGEIPWESNLEGTCPQARDKAKMRYNQKKKTRTYAPLILYIFYGKMK